One genomic region from Salinicola endophyticus encodes:
- a CDS encoding spermidine/putrescine ABC transporter substrate-binding protein: MKRTTITTRVALVLGGMLLAGSASAQNADKLYLFNWTEYMDPKVIEAFEKKYGVEVVQSYYNSLPEMTAKLNAGGVSQYDIIVPSNYYVPRLIDSGLVQKLDKSQIPNLANVMAQFSDPSYDPGAQYSVPYQWGTSGIVYDTDVFPDAPKSWSLLFDPKVNANQPFALMGDGQVNMGAACAYLGSGYDCTGATAWKPAAKLILDTKHRATFSGFTDGTPVLQQIQRGVVRAGISYNGDYLQQKRENPEAFKHIAFMIPDEGTEMWVDNMMIPAKAPHPELAHKFINFILDPKIGAELSNYVQYASPNKAAQPYLDADLTQPPALPDEADLARLKFSPSLGGQNLQLFQQLWQEVQSR; the protein is encoded by the coding sequence ATGAAGCGCACAACAATCACAACCCGAGTCGCCCTGGTCCTGGGTGGCATGCTGCTGGCCGGGTCGGCTTCCGCCCAGAACGCTGACAAGCTCTATCTGTTCAACTGGACGGAGTACATGGACCCCAAGGTCATCGAGGCCTTCGAGAAGAAGTACGGGGTCGAGGTGGTGCAGAGCTACTACAACTCGCTGCCGGAGATGACCGCCAAACTCAACGCCGGCGGCGTCTCCCAGTACGACATCATCGTGCCCTCCAACTACTACGTGCCGCGACTGATCGACAGCGGCCTGGTGCAGAAACTCGACAAGTCGCAGATTCCCAACCTGGCCAACGTGATGGCACAGTTCTCCGACCCCAGCTACGATCCGGGCGCGCAGTATTCGGTGCCCTACCAGTGGGGCACCAGCGGGATCGTCTATGACACCGATGTCTTCCCCGATGCGCCCAAGAGCTGGTCGCTGCTGTTCGACCCCAAGGTCAACGCCAACCAGCCCTTCGCGCTGATGGGCGACGGCCAGGTCAACATGGGCGCCGCCTGCGCCTATCTCGGTTCGGGCTACGACTGCACCGGGGCCACGGCGTGGAAGCCCGCAGCCAAGCTGATCCTCGACACCAAGCACCGCGCCACCTTCAGCGGCTTCACCGACGGCACCCCGGTACTGCAGCAGATCCAGCGCGGCGTGGTACGTGCCGGTATCTCCTACAACGGTGACTACCTGCAGCAGAAGCGCGAGAATCCGGAAGCGTTCAAGCACATCGCCTTCATGATCCCCGACGAAGGCACCGAGATGTGGGTCGATAACATGATGATCCCAGCCAAGGCGCCGCATCCGGAACTGGCGCACAAGTTCATCAACTTCATTCTCGACCCCAAGATCGGCGCCGAGCTCTCCAACTACGTCCAGTACGCCAGCCCCAACAAGGCTGCGCAGCCCTATCTCGACGCCGACCTGACCCAGCCGCCGGCGCTGCCCGACGAGGCCGACCTGGCGCGGCTGAAGTTCTCGCCCAGCCTGGGTGGTCAGAATCTGCAGCTGTTCCAGCAGCTGTGGCAGGAAGTGCAATCGCGGTAA
- a CDS encoding ABC transporter permease: MRRGAFHRGMTLFWWVVMAFLYLPLAVIVFYSFNSANSSAYFAGFSLRWYDKLIHNDQLLDALGNTLVLGIASSLLALVIGTLIGYGMYRHRARKLGWLIVLIYLPIVMPDIVFGISEMAFFISIDRQFGILGPSLLTMIIAHVTFQIPFVALIVYSRFVGLDPTLFEAAKDLYASPFQRARFFLLPTLKPSLIAAFFLSFTLSVDDFVISFFNAGPENATLPIYIWGAIRRGVSPEINAIATLMIGAVLIAAILSLLFNRQKQH, encoded by the coding sequence ATGAGACGTGGCGCCTTTCACCGCGGCATGACCCTGTTCTGGTGGGTCGTGATGGCCTTTCTCTATCTGCCGCTGGCGGTCATCGTGTTCTACTCGTTCAACTCGGCCAACAGCTCGGCCTATTTCGCCGGCTTCTCGCTGCGCTGGTACGACAAGCTGATCCATAACGATCAGTTGCTCGATGCCCTCGGCAATACCCTGGTGCTGGGGATCGCCTCCTCCCTCCTGGCGCTCGTCATCGGGACCTTGATCGGCTACGGCATGTATCGCCATCGCGCGCGCAAGCTCGGCTGGCTGATCGTGCTGATCTACCTGCCGATCGTGATGCCGGACATCGTCTTCGGGATCTCGGAGATGGCGTTCTTCATCAGCATCGATCGCCAGTTCGGCATTCTCGGCCCCAGCCTGCTGACCATGATCATCGCCCACGTCACCTTCCAGATTCCGTTCGTGGCGCTGATCGTCTACTCGCGCTTCGTCGGCCTCGACCCGACGCTGTTCGAGGCGGCCAAGGATCTCTACGCCTCGCCGTTCCAGCGCGCTCGGTTCTTCCTGCTGCCAACGCTGAAGCCCTCGCTGATCGCCGCCTTCTTCCTCTCGTTCACGCTGTCGGTGGACGATTTCGTGATCAGCTTTTTCAACGCCGGCCCCGAGAACGCCACCCTGCCGATCTACATCTGGGGTGCGATCCGCCGCGGCGTGTCGCCGGAGATCAACGCCATCGCCACGCTGATGATCGGCGCGGTGCTGATCGCCGCAATCCTGAGCCTGCTGTTCAATCGGCAAAAGCAGCACTGA
- a CDS encoding ABC transporter permease: MSKPESPYPLAAHSGSLSPDTRHLLWSVAPGVIWIVVFLVLPSLYLIGVAFMTNGPYGQPQMPLTLDAFSQLAGFGFLGWSPGNLYTLLRSLWQTLLATGLVILVAYPLAYRISISREKWRALMLLAVVVPSWTNQVIRAFGWMNLLSPGTPLAELAQFFGLIGPNMGLYPSNFAVTLGLIYNFLPFMVLPLYAAFEKLDYALVEAARDLYASPLRAFWLAVFPQTLPGLLAGTVLVSIPAFGMYVVPELLGGGRAMMLGNLVASQFAGGSNWPLGAAGALIMLLATFGGLFAMRRIGKRLSGGEEVVI, encoded by the coding sequence ATGAGCAAGCCCGAATCCCCCTATCCGCTGGCCGCCCACAGCGGCTCGCTGTCGCCGGACACGCGCCACCTGCTGTGGAGCGTGGCCCCCGGCGTGATCTGGATCGTCGTCTTTCTGGTGCTGCCGAGCCTCTATCTGATCGGCGTCGCCTTCATGACCAACGGCCCCTACGGCCAGCCGCAGATGCCGCTGACCCTGGACGCCTTCAGCCAGCTCGCCGGTTTCGGCTTCCTCGGCTGGAGCCCGGGCAATCTTTACACCCTGCTGCGCTCGCTGTGGCAGACCCTGCTCGCCACCGGCCTGGTGATCCTGGTCGCCTATCCGCTCGCCTACCGCATCTCGATCAGCCGCGAGAAGTGGCGCGCGCTGATGCTGCTGGCAGTGGTGGTACCCTCCTGGACCAACCAGGTCATCCGCGCCTTCGGCTGGATGAATCTGCTCTCCCCGGGCACTCCGCTGGCCGAGCTGGCGCAGTTCTTCGGCCTGATCGGCCCCAACATGGGCCTCTACCCGTCCAACTTCGCGGTCACCCTGGGGCTGATCTACAACTTCCTGCCGTTCATGGTGCTGCCGCTCTACGCCGCCTTCGAGAAGCTCGACTACGCCCTGGTCGAGGCGGCGCGGGATCTCTACGCCTCGCCGCTGCGCGCGTTCTGGCTGGCGGTCTTCCCGCAGACCCTGCCGGGGCTGCTGGCGGGCACGGTACTGGTGTCGATCCCCGCCTTCGGCATGTACGTGGTGCCGGAGCTGCTCGGCGGCGGTCGCGCGATGATGCTCGGCAACCTGGTCGCCAGCCAGTTCGCCGGTGGCTCCAACTGGCCGCTGGGGGCGGCGGGGGCGCTGATCATGCTGCTCGCCACCTTCGGTGGGCTGTTCGCCATGCGCCGTATCGGCAAGCGCTTGAGCGGCGGTGAGGAGGTGGTGATATGA
- a CDS encoding ABC transporter ATP-binding protein, which yields MTVPPSAESDAVGTQRVRDASAIALRNLHKRFGRDAVALDGVDLDIHAGEFFTLLGPSGCGKTTLLRILAGLEAPNEGSLTIGGKDVTTTPPHLRSVNTVFQSYALFPHLSVHDNIAFGLRMKGVAVAERERRVQEIADFIKLGTLMERRVNQLSGGQRQRVALARALVCEPDVLLLDEPLSALDAGLRNQLQVELQRTQKRLGMTFVFVTHDQEEAMVMSDRIAVLDGGVIQQVGPPQTVYEHPINAFVARFMGHVNLFEIGAVNGDRVTTSLGQLRLEQPLAEHERHGMLLIRQEVIELGPEVPEGYNALEGVVRERLYRGSRVEYRLEVDGVVLLATASNLGQRLHAVGDRVTVSICPEDIVRLDA from the coding sequence ATGACTGTGCCTCCTTCTGCCGAGTCCGACGCCGTCGGCACCCAGCGGGTGCGTGACGCTTCGGCGATCGCCCTGCGTAACCTGCACAAGCGCTTCGGGCGCGACGCCGTCGCCCTCGACGGTGTCGACCTCGACATTCACGCCGGCGAGTTCTTCACCCTGCTCGGCCCCTCCGGCTGCGGCAAAACCACACTGCTGCGGATTCTTGCCGGGCTCGAAGCGCCCAACGAGGGCTCGCTGACCATTGGCGGCAAGGATGTGACCACGACACCGCCGCATCTGCGCAGCGTCAATACCGTGTTCCAGTCCTACGCGCTCTTTCCGCACCTGTCGGTGCACGACAACATCGCCTTCGGCCTGCGCATGAAAGGCGTGGCGGTCGCCGAGCGCGAGCGCCGGGTCCAGGAGATCGCCGATTTCATCAAGCTCGGTACGCTGATGGAGCGCCGCGTCAACCAGCTCTCCGGCGGCCAGCGCCAGCGCGTCGCCCTGGCCCGCGCCCTGGTCTGCGAGCCCGATGTGCTGCTCCTCGACGAGCCGCTGTCGGCGCTCGACGCCGGTCTGCGCAACCAGCTCCAGGTCGAGTTGCAGCGTACCCAGAAGCGCCTCGGTATGACCTTCGTCTTCGTCACCCACGACCAGGAGGAAGCGATGGTGATGTCGGACCGCATCGCCGTCCTCGACGGCGGCGTGATCCAGCAGGTGGGGCCACCGCAGACCGTCTACGAGCATCCGATCAACGCCTTCGTCGCGCGCTTCATGGGGCACGTCAACCTGTTCGAGATCGGCGCGGTCAACGGCGACCGGGTCACCACCTCACTGGGCCAGCTGCGCCTGGAGCAGCCGCTGGCAGAGCACGAGCGCCATGGCATGCTGCTGATCCGCCAGGAGGTGATCGAGCTGGGGCCGGAGGTGCCAGAGGGTTACAACGCCCTCGAGGGCGTGGTGCGCGAGCGCCTCTACCGCGGCAGCCGGGTGGAGTACCGCCTCGAGGTCGACGGCGTGGTGCTGCTGGCCACCGCCAGCAACCTCGGTCAGCGCCTGCATGCGGTCGGCGACCGGGTGACGGTGAGCATCTGCCCCGAAGACATCGTCAGGCTCGACGCCTGA
- a CDS encoding glutamine synthetase family protein, which produces MCDSDRLQEAQDFLAQHPEVQSVDLLISDLNGVLRGKRVPRDNVVGVLDAGMRLPASVFALDVCGNTIEETGLGLASGDGDRTCSPVAGTLVTTPWAKHGNQAQMLMTMEEDDGTPFACDPRQLLKRLLSRFSAMALTPVIAVELEFYLIDRERDSVGAPQPPRSPATGERASQSQLYSVIELDEYADFLEDITLAAQAQRLPIDTALKECAPGQFEVNLLHHADALRACDEAVMLKRLIKGVAIRHGFEATFMAKPYSQEAGNGTHVHISLLDAAGDNVFATADDSDLGSPRLQHAIAGLAELMPASMAIFAPNLNSYRRFQPSLYVPMAPTWGYDNRSVALRIPSGSPRARRIEHRVAGADANPYLLVAALLAGIEHGMARELAPPAPITGNAYEQVEPSLPISWPQALDAWLDSEVFIDSFGETFHQVYHANRRAEYELSRQAISALEYRWYLRNT; this is translated from the coding sequence ATGTGCGACTCCGATCGTCTCCAGGAAGCCCAGGATTTCCTGGCCCAGCACCCCGAGGTGCAGAGCGTCGACCTGCTGATCAGCGACCTCAACGGCGTGCTCCGCGGCAAGCGCGTGCCGCGTGACAATGTGGTCGGCGTGCTCGATGCCGGCATGCGCCTGCCGGCGTCGGTGTTCGCCCTCGACGTGTGCGGCAACACCATCGAGGAGACCGGCCTGGGGCTGGCCTCCGGCGACGGCGACCGCACCTGCAGCCCGGTTGCCGGCACCCTGGTCACCACGCCCTGGGCCAAGCACGGCAATCAGGCGCAGATGCTGATGACCATGGAGGAGGACGACGGCACGCCCTTCGCCTGCGACCCGCGCCAGCTGCTCAAGCGTCTGCTGAGCCGCTTCTCGGCCATGGCGCTGACGCCAGTGATTGCGGTGGAGCTGGAGTTCTATCTGATCGACCGCGAGCGCGACAGCGTCGGCGCGCCGCAGCCACCGCGCTCGCCGGCCACCGGCGAGCGCGCCAGCCAGAGCCAGCTCTACTCGGTGATCGAACTCGACGAATATGCCGACTTCCTCGAGGACATCACTCTGGCCGCACAGGCCCAGCGCCTACCGATCGATACCGCTCTCAAGGAGTGCGCCCCGGGGCAGTTCGAGGTCAACCTGCTGCACCATGCCGACGCCCTGCGCGCCTGCGACGAGGCGGTGATGCTCAAGCGCCTGATCAAGGGCGTGGCGATTCGCCACGGCTTCGAGGCCACCTTCATGGCCAAGCCCTACAGCCAGGAGGCGGGCAACGGCACCCACGTGCACATCAGCCTGCTCGACGCCGCCGGCGACAACGTCTTCGCCACCGCCGACGACAGCGATCTGGGCAGCCCGCGACTGCAGCATGCGATCGCCGGGCTGGCCGAGCTGATGCCGGCGTCGATGGCGATCTTCGCCCCCAATCTCAACTCCTACCGACGCTTCCAACCCAGCCTGTACGTGCCGATGGCACCGACCTGGGGCTACGACAACCGCTCGGTGGCACTGCGCATTCCGTCGGGCTCGCCGCGGGCGCGGCGCATCGAGCATCGGGTCGCCGGCGCCGACGCCAACCCCTATCTGCTTGTGGCCGCCCTGCTCGCCGGCATCGAGCACGGCATGGCGCGCGAACTGGCGCCGCCGGCACCGATCACCGGCAACGCCTACGAGCAGGTCGAGCCGAGCCTGCCGATCAGCTGGCCCCAGGCACTCGACGCCTGGCTCGACAGCGAGGTCTTCATCGACAGCTTCGGCGAGACCTTCCACCAGGTCTACCACGCCAACCGACGCGCGGAGTACGAGCTCTCGCGTCAGGCGATCAGCGCGCTGGAGTATCGCTGGTACCTGCGCAACACCTGA
- a CDS encoding 6-phosphofructokinase produces MAKHNAFYAQSGGVTAVINASACGVIEACRRHADRIGHVYAGHNGIIGALTEDLIDTNQESDEAIAALRHTPGGAFGSCRYKLKSIESHRAEYERLIEVFKAHDIRYFFYNGGGDSADTCLKVSQLSEKMGYPLTAIHVPKTVDNDLPITDNSPGFGSVAKYVATSTREAALDIESMCATSTKVFIFEVMGRHAGWIAAAGALAGESAEQAPHVIIFPEIAFDRAAVMARIDEAVKRHGFCVIVISEGAQYADGTFLADAGSTDAFGHKQLGGVAPTLAGMVKADLGYKYHWAVADYLQRAARHIASRTDVEQAYAVGKVAVELALDGQNAMMPAIKRVSESPYEWQIEAAPLAEIANHEKFMPRDYISEDGLHISEAGRRYLAPLIQGEDFPPFENGLPKVAKLEKVRVARKLPDFTV; encoded by the coding sequence ATGGCCAAGCACAATGCCTTTTACGCCCAGTCCGGTGGCGTCACCGCCGTCATCAACGCCAGCGCCTGTGGTGTGATCGAAGCCTGCCGCCGCCATGCCGACCGCATCGGGCACGTCTATGCCGGCCATAACGGCATCATTGGCGCCCTCACCGAAGACCTGATCGACACCAACCAGGAGAGCGACGAAGCCATCGCCGCGCTGCGCCACACGCCGGGCGGCGCCTTCGGCTCCTGCCGTTACAAGCTGAAGTCGATCGAGAGCCACCGTGCCGAGTACGAGCGCCTGATCGAGGTGTTCAAGGCCCACGATATCCGTTACTTCTTCTATAACGGCGGCGGTGATAGCGCCGACACCTGCCTCAAGGTATCGCAGCTCTCCGAGAAGATGGGCTATCCGCTCACCGCCATCCACGTACCCAAGACGGTCGACAACGATCTGCCGATCACCGACAACTCCCCCGGGTTCGGCAGCGTGGCCAAGTACGTTGCTACCTCCACCCGCGAAGCGGCGCTGGATATCGAATCGATGTGCGCCACCTCGACCAAGGTGTTCATCTTCGAAGTCATGGGCCGCCATGCCGGCTGGATCGCGGCGGCCGGGGCCCTGGCCGGCGAGAGTGCCGAGCAGGCGCCGCACGTGATCATCTTCCCCGAGATCGCCTTCGACCGCGCCGCGGTCATGGCGCGCATCGATGAGGCGGTGAAGCGCCACGGCTTCTGCGTGATCGTGATCTCCGAAGGCGCCCAGTACGCCGACGGCACCTTCCTCGCCGATGCCGGCAGCACCGACGCCTTCGGCCACAAGCAGCTCGGCGGCGTGGCGCCGACCCTGGCCGGGATGGTCAAGGCGGATCTCGGCTACAAGTATCACTGGGCGGTGGCCGACTACCTGCAGCGCGCCGCGCGGCATATCGCCTCGCGTACCGACGTCGAGCAGGCCTACGCCGTGGGCAAGGTCGCGGTGGAGCTGGCGCTCGACGGTCAGAATGCGATGATGCCGGCGATCAAGCGTGTCTCCGAGAGCCCTTACGAATGGCAGATCGAGGCGGCCCCGCTGGCCGAGATCGCCAACCATGAGAAGTTCATGCCGCGCGACTACATCAGCGAGGATGGCCTGCACATCAGCGAAGCCGGGCGCCGCTATCTGGCCCCGCTGATCCAGGGCGAAGACTTCCCGCCGTTCGAGAATGGCCTACCCAAGGTGGCCAAGCTGGAGAAGGTTCGGGTCGCACGCAAGCTGCCCGACTTCACCGTCTGA
- the mpl gene encoding UDP-N-acetylmuramate:L-alanyl-gamma-D-glutamyl-meso-diaminopimelate ligase — MHVHVLGICGTFMGSLARLAKALGHRVTGSDANVYPPMSHQLEEAGIQLSEGYRADNLFPRPDLVVVGNALSRGNPEVEALLNARIPYVSGPQWLAQYVLGGRPVVAVAGTHGKTTTASLLAWILEAAGLEPGFLIGGVPRNFGVSSRLGGDATPFVIEADEYDTAFFDKRSKFVHYHPDVAVLNNLEFDHADIFEDLAAIERQFHHFVRTVPGDGRLIVAAGEPALERVLARGCWTPVERVGTLPESVWRLVLDSDDSRAFALEHAGERYPVSWAMSGSHNAANAAAAVAAASHFGVAPAVACRALADFLAPKRRQELRGSVAGIQVIDDFAHHPTAIALTLEGLARDHHGGRLLAVIEPRSNTMRQGTMKSRLAESVALAEAVWWYQPPGLDWSLSEVVAGHAGSRVATDLETLVGEVAAAARPGDRIVVMSNGGFGGIHAKLLAALEVQHAE; from the coding sequence ATGCACGTTCACGTTCTGGGCATCTGCGGCACCTTCATGGGTAGTCTGGCCCGTCTGGCCAAGGCGCTCGGGCATCGGGTGACTGGCTCCGACGCCAACGTCTATCCGCCGATGAGTCACCAGCTGGAGGAGGCCGGGATCCAGTTGAGTGAGGGCTATCGCGCCGACAATCTGTTCCCGAGGCCCGATCTGGTGGTCGTCGGCAACGCCCTGTCGCGCGGCAATCCGGAAGTCGAGGCGCTGCTCAATGCGCGTATCCCCTATGTCTCCGGGCCGCAGTGGCTGGCCCAGTACGTGCTCGGCGGGCGCCCGGTGGTGGCGGTGGCCGGTACCCATGGCAAGACCACCACGGCCAGCCTGCTGGCGTGGATTCTCGAGGCCGCCGGTCTCGAGCCGGGCTTTCTGATCGGGGGTGTGCCGCGCAACTTCGGCGTCTCCTCGCGGCTGGGCGGCGATGCTACGCCCTTCGTGATCGAGGCCGACGAGTACGACACCGCTTTCTTCGACAAGCGCTCGAAGTTCGTGCACTACCACCCGGATGTCGCGGTTCTCAACAATCTCGAGTTCGATCACGCGGATATCTTCGAGGATCTGGCGGCGATAGAGCGCCAGTTCCACCATTTCGTGCGTACCGTACCCGGCGATGGCCGGCTGATCGTGGCCGCCGGCGAGCCCGCCCTGGAGCGGGTGCTGGCGCGCGGCTGCTGGACCCCGGTGGAGCGGGTCGGCACGCTGCCGGAGAGCGTCTGGCGGCTGGTGCTGGATTCCGACGACAGCCGCGCCTTCGCCCTCGAGCATGCCGGTGAGCGCTACCCGGTGAGCTGGGCGATGAGCGGCAGCCACAATGCCGCCAATGCCGCCGCCGCGGTGGCGGCAGCGAGCCATTTCGGGGTGGCGCCGGCAGTTGCATGCCGTGCACTGGCCGATTTCCTGGCGCCCAAGCGGCGCCAGGAGCTGCGCGGCAGCGTCGCTGGTATCCAGGTGATCGACGACTTCGCCCACCACCCCACGGCGATCGCGCTGACCCTGGAGGGGCTGGCGCGGGATCATCATGGCGGGCGGCTGCTGGCGGTGATCGAGCCGCGCTCCAACACCATGCGTCAGGGCACCATGAAGTCGCGCCTGGCTGAGAGCGTGGCCTTGGCCGAGGCGGTCTGGTGGTATCAGCCGCCGGGGCTGGACTGGTCGCTGAGCGAGGTGGTAGCGGGGCATGCCGGTAGCCGCGTGGCGACCGACCTGGAAACGCTGGTTGGTGAGGTGGCGGCTGCGGCACGCCCGGGCGATCGCATCGTGGTCATGTCCAACGGCGGCTTCGGCGGCATTCACGCCAAGCTGCTCGCGGCGCTGGAGGTGCAGCATGCAGAGTGA
- a CDS encoding flavin prenyltransferase UbiX, translating into MQSDAPHGGPVAVALTGASGAQYGLRLIECLVAAGQPLYVMISKAAHRVIAIETELDLPAQPERLAAALSERFGAEAGQIRCFGREDWLAPVASGSGDWRALVVCPCSTGTLSAIACGASDNLIERAADVALKERRPLIVVPREMPLSQIHLENMLTLTRMGAVVMPAAPGFYHRPQSVADMVDFVVARMLAQLGLPQRLMPSWGE; encoded by the coding sequence ATGCAGAGTGATGCCCCGCACGGTGGGCCGGTGGCGGTGGCGCTGACCGGCGCCTCGGGCGCCCAGTACGGGCTGCGCCTGATCGAGTGTCTGGTCGCCGCCGGGCAGCCGCTCTATGTGATGATCTCCAAGGCCGCGCACCGGGTGATCGCGATCGAGACCGAACTCGATTTGCCGGCCCAGCCGGAGCGCCTGGCCGCGGCGCTGAGCGAGCGCTTCGGCGCGGAAGCGGGGCAGATCCGCTGCTTCGGGCGCGAGGATTGGTTGGCGCCGGTGGCCTCCGGCTCCGGCGACTGGCGCGCGCTGGTGGTCTGCCCCTGCTCCACCGGTACGCTATCGGCGATCGCCTGTGGCGCCAGTGACAATCTGATCGAGCGTGCGGCGGACGTGGCGCTCAAGGAGCGTCGCCCGCTGATCGTGGTGCCGCGGGAGATGCCGCTGTCGCAGATCCATCTCGAGAACATGCTGACGCTGACGCGGATGGGGGCGGTGGTCATGCCGGCTGCGCCCGGGTTCTATCATCGCCCGCAGAGCGTCGCCGACATGGTCGACTTCGTGGTCGCGCGGATGCTCGCCCAGCTCGGCCTCCCCCAGCGCCTGATGCCGAGTTGGGGCGAGTAG
- a CDS encoding bifunctional DedA family/phosphatase PAP2 family protein: MNFTHWLYSLSPSPTLLLLIIAGVALLESLAVVGIVVPGVVLLGAAASLAGHADMSIALVLIAGTLGAFAGDNLSFWLGRSQRTRIPGWWPLDRHPEWLGGGIDFFQRHGTMSVVIGRFVGPVRPFVPLVAGMLSMSSRRFALVNAISACVWAPVYLLPGYWLGRSWSELMKLPPEAEHWLLVLSLSLLALGVLFSWFRYQLSGQGRLHRWLEGYQQRHPACGRLWRALRSPPPASEFPLASLSLLLTSLIALVAWTTWVLIHHGPLPMDRQIHALAAMLQHQWLLGTSETLAKIGDALGITLLMAPWLLWLAWARRFAALLHLAGALVAVAVANTLFKALAGRARPDTPDYLTGSMSYPSAHTSTSVVVVGLTAAFAAQVMPLRYRAYAYWAGILVCTPMALSRLVIGVHWASDLIGGALLGLIVCALTRISYQRWQRPDLAMPPWPWLALASLVLETARVLLFPPV; the protein is encoded by the coding sequence TTGAATTTCACCCACTGGCTCTACTCGCTCTCCCCGTCACCCACCCTGCTACTGCTGATCATCGCCGGCGTGGCACTGCTCGAATCGCTGGCGGTAGTGGGTATCGTCGTGCCCGGCGTGGTCCTGCTCGGCGCCGCCGCCAGTCTCGCCGGCCATGCCGACATGTCGATCGCCCTGGTGCTAATCGCCGGCACCCTGGGCGCATTCGCCGGCGACAACCTGAGTTTCTGGCTGGGGCGCTCGCAACGCACGCGCATCCCCGGCTGGTGGCCGCTCGACCGCCACCCGGAGTGGCTCGGGGGCGGTATCGACTTCTTCCAGCGTCACGGCACGATGTCGGTGGTGATCGGCCGCTTCGTCGGCCCGGTGCGGCCGTTCGTGCCGCTGGTGGCGGGCATGCTGTCGATGTCCAGCCGACGCTTCGCGTTGGTCAACGCGATCTCGGCGTGCGTCTGGGCACCGGTCTATCTGCTGCCGGGCTACTGGCTGGGGCGCTCCTGGAGCGAGCTGATGAAGCTGCCGCCGGAGGCCGAACACTGGCTGCTGGTGCTGTCGCTCTCGCTGCTCGCCCTGGGGGTGCTGTTCTCCTGGTTCCGCTACCAGCTGAGCGGCCAGGGCCGCCTGCACCGCTGGCTCGAGGGCTACCAGCAGCGCCACCCGGCCTGCGGGCGCCTGTGGCGCGCGCTGCGCTCGCCGCCCCCAGCAAGCGAGTTCCCGCTGGCCTCGCTCTCGCTTTTGCTGACCAGCCTGATCGCGCTGGTCGCCTGGACCACCTGGGTGCTGATTCACCACGGCCCGCTGCCGATGGATCGTCAGATCCACGCGCTGGCGGCGATGCTTCAGCATCAGTGGCTGCTGGGTACCAGCGAGACGCTGGCCAAGATCGGTGACGCACTCGGCATCACGCTGTTGATGGCACCGTGGCTGCTGTGGCTGGCCTGGGCCCGGCGTTTCGCCGCGCTGCTGCATCTGGCCGGCGCGCTGGTCGCGGTGGCCGTGGCCAACACCCTGTTCAAGGCCCTGGCCGGACGCGCGCGACCGGACACGCCGGACTACCTCACCGGATCGATGTCCTACCCCAGCGCCCACACCTCTACCAGCGTGGTGGTGGTGGGGCTGACCGCCGCTTTCGCCGCTCAGGTGATGCCGCTGCGCTACCGCGCCTACGCCTACTGGGCCGGCATCCTGGTGTGCACGCCCATGGCGCTGTCGCGGCTGGTGATCGGTGTGCACTGGGCCAGCGATCTGATCGGTGGCGCCCTGCTCGGGCTGATCGTGTGCGCGCTGACCCGCATCAGCTATCAGCGCTGGCAGCGCCCGGACCTGGCGATGCCGCCCTGGCCATGGCTGGCGCTGGCGTCGCTGGTCCTGGAGACGGCGCGCGTGCTGCTGTTCCCGCCGGTATAG